From the genome of Pseudomonas bubulae:
CTTTTCGGAGCAAAGACCCTACCAAACCAAACAGAAAGCACCACAGCAGGGCACTGATTTCACCCCGCCTGAATATTCCTGACGAAGCGTCGACCAATCCACAAAAAAACGGGTTGCACCTAGTTGCACCCGTTTCGGCGCAGCGCTAATCTTGCCGCCAGCTGCTGCCACGCAAATGTGGCACCCATGAGGATAAAAAAATGGCTACCACCACCCTTGGGGTCAAACTTGATGACCCGACCCGCGAGCGCCTCAAGGCCGCCGCGACCTCGATTGATCGCACGCCACACTGGCTGATCAAGCAGGCAATCTTCAATTACCTGGAAAAACTCGAGGGTGGTGCAACCCTGACCGAGTTGAGCGGTATCCCTGGTTCTGCCAGCGATGACGCCGACGAAGTACAAGCCGACCACGCGCATCAATGCTTCCTGGAGTTCGCAGAAAGCATCCTGCCGCAGTCCGTACTGCGCGCTGCCATTACTTCGGCGTACCGTCGCCCGGAACCCGAAGTAGTGCCCATGTTGCTGGAGCAGGCGCGACTGCCAGCCCCTATGGCCGAAGCCACGCAAACCCTGGCGGCCTCGATTGCCGAAAAATTGCGCAACCAGAAGAGCGCCGGCGGCCGTGCCGGTATCGTGCAGGGCTTGCTGCAGGAGTTTTCCCTGTCGTCCCAGGAGGGCGTGGCCCTGATGTGCCTGGCTGAGGCGCTGCTGCGTATCCCGGACAAAGGCACCCGCGACGCCCTTATTCGCGACAAGATCAGCACTGGCAACTGGCACCCGCACCTGGGCAACAGCCCGTCGCTGTTCGTCAACGCTGCGACCTGGGGTCTGTTGCTGACCGGCAAGCTGGTGTCGACGCACAACGAAGCAGGCCTGACCTCCTCCCTGAGCCGCATTATCGGCAAGAGCGGCGAGCCGATGATCCGCAAGGGCGTCGACATGGCCATGCGCCTGATGGGCGAGCAGTTTGTCACCGGCGAAACCATCGCCGAAGCCCTGGCCAACGCCACGCGCTTTGAAGCCAAGGGCTTCCGTTATTCCTACGACATGCTCGGCGAAGCCGCACTCACCGAACATGACGCACAAAAGTACCTCGCGTCCTATGAGCAAGCCATCCACTCGATTGGCAAAGCCTCCCACGGTCGCGGCATCTATGAAGGCCCGGGCATTTCCATCAAGCTGTCGGCCCTGCACCCGCGCTACAGCCGCGCCCAGTACGAACGCGTGATGGACGAGCTGTACCCGCGCCTGTTGTCGCTGACCTTGCTGGCCAAGAAGTATGACATCGGTCTCAATATCGACGCCGAAGAAGCAGACCGCCTGGAAATCTCTCTCGACCTGCTCGAGCGCCTGTGCTTCGAGCCGCAGCTGGCTGGCTGGAACGGCATCGGCTTCGTGATTCAGGCTTACCAGAAGCGCTGCCCGTATGTGATCGACTACGTGATCGACCTGGCTCGCCGCAGTCGTCATCGCCTGATGATCCGCCTGGTGAAGGGCGCGTACTGGGACAGCGAAATCAAACGCGCCCAAGTCGAAGGCCTGGAAGGCTATCCGGTCTACACCCGCAAGGTGTACACCGACGTGTCCTACCTCGCTTGTGCGAAAAAGCTGCTGGCCGTACCAGAAGCCATCTACCCGCAATTCGCCACCCACAACGCCCAAACGCTGTCGGCGATTTATCACATTGCCGGTCAAAACTACTACCCGGGTCAGTACGAGTTCCAGTGCCTGCACGGCATGGGTGAACCCCTCTACGAACAGGTTGTAGGCAAGGTTGCCGAAGGCAAGCTGAACCGTCCGTGCCGTGTGTACGCCCCAGTGGGTACCCACGAAACACTGCTGGCTTACCTGGTGCGACGCCTTCTGGAAAACGGCGCGAACACCTCGTTCGTTAACCGTATCGCCGACCACACTATCGCAATCCACGAGTTGGTGGCCGATCCGGTCAGCCAGATTGAACAAATGGCCACGACCGAAGGCGGCTTCGGCTTGCCGCACCCGCGCATCCCGTTGCCGCGTGATCTGTATGGCAGCGAACGCGCCAACTCCAGCGGCATCGACATGTCCAACGAACACCGCTTGGCGTCGTTGTCCTGCGCCTTGCTGGCCACGGCCCATAACGACTGGAAAGCCGCGCCGATGCTCGGTTGTGACTCCAGCAACGAAGCGCCGGCGGCGGTGCTCAACCCGGCCGACCTGCGTGATGTGGTGGGTCATGTACAAGAAGCCACCGTTGAAGACGCCGATAACGCTATCCAGTGTGCCCTGAGCGCCGCACCGATCTGGCAGGCCACCCCGCCCGCCGAGCGCGCTGCGATCCTGGAGCGCGCCGCCGACCTGATGGAAGGCGAGATCCAGCCACTGATGGGCCTGCTGGCCCGTGAAGCTGGCAAGACCTTCGCCAACGCTATCGCCGAAGTGCGCGAAGCAGTGGACTTCCTGCGCTACTACGCGGTGCAGGCCCGTAACGACTTCACCAACGATGCCCACCGCCCGCTGGGCCCGGTGGTCTGCATCAGCCCGTGGAACTTCCCGCTGGCCATCTTCAGCGGCCAGGTGGCTGCAGCATTGGCTGCCGGTAACCCGGTACTGGCCAAGCCTGCCGAGCAAACCCCGCTGGTTGCCGCACAAGCCGTACGCATCCTGCTCGAAGCTGGCATCCCGCAAGGCGTGCTGCAATTGCTGCCTGGCCGCGGCGAAACCGTCGGCGCACGCCTGGTGGGTGATGATCGCGTCAAAGGCGTAATGTTCACCGGCTCCACCGAAGTGGCCCGCCTGCTGCAACGCAATATTGCCGGTCGCCTGGATGCCCAGGGCCGCCCTATCCCGCTGATCGCCGAAACTGGCGGCCAGAACGCCATGATCGTCGACTCTTCGGCCCTGACCGAGCAAGTGGTTATCGACGTGGTGTCTTCGGCCTTCGACAGCGCCGGTCAACGTTGCTCGGCACTGCGGGTACTGTGCCTGCAAGAGGACTCGGCAGATCGCGTCATCGAAATGCTCAAAGGTGCCATGGCCGAATCGCGCATGGGCAACCCCGAGCGCTTGAACGTGGACATCGGCCCGGTGATCGACGCCGAAGCCAAGGCCGGGATCGAGCAGCATATCCAGGGCATGCGCGACAAGGGCCGCTCTGTGTACCAGATGGCCATCGCCGATAGCGAAGAATGTAAACGCGGCACCTTTGTCATGCCGACCCTGATTGAACTGGAAAGCTTTGACGAGCTGGAACGCGAGATCTTCGGGCCGGTGCTGCACGTGGTGCGCTACAAGCGCAAAGACATCGACCAGTTGATCGCACAGATCAACGCTTCGGGTTATGGCCTGACACTGGGCGTGCATACCCGTATCGACGAAACCATTGCCAAGGTGGTCAACAACGTCAACGCCGGTAACGTCTACGTCAACCGCAACATCGTTGGTGCAGTGGTCGGCGTGCAACCGTTCGGCGGTGAAGGCCTGTCGGGTACCGGCCCGAAAGCCGGTGGCCCGCTGTACCTGTACCGCCTGCTGTCGACCCGCCCGGGCAATGCAATCGAGCAATCGTTCGCCAAGGTCGATGCCGTGACCGCACCGGACACCCAGGCCCGCGAGGCCATGAGCAAACCGCTCAGCGCCCTGCAAGCCTGGGCAACCAGCAACCAGCAACCAGCACTGGCCGAGCTGTGCACCGAGTACGCTGCACACTCGCAAAGTGGCATCACGCGCCTGCTCAACGGCCCGACCGGCGAACGCAACAGCTACGCCATTCTGCCGCGTGAACATGTGCTGTGCCTGGCTGAAGTTGAAAGCGACCTGCTGACCCAACTGGCTGCCGTTCTGGCCGTGGGCAGCTCGGCGGTACTGCCGCAAAGTGAACTGGCCAAGGCCCTGCTGGCCCGCCTGCCTGCAGAGGTGCAGCCACGCATCACACTGGTCGCGGACTGGACCAAGGACGAAGTGATCTTCGACGCCGTCCTGCACCACGGCGACTGTGACCAGTTGCGTGACGTGTGCCAGCAAGTGGCACAACGCGCAGGCGCCATCGTTGGCGTACAGGGCCTGTCCCAGGGCGAAACCAATATCGCCCTGGAACGCCTGGTGATCGAGCGCGCACTGAGCGTCAACACCGCTGCTGCGGGTGGCAACGCAAGCCTGATGACCATCGGTTGAGGATGTGATCGGGCAATAAAAAACCGGGCACCCGAAAGGGTTGCCCGGTTTTTTTACGCCATGAACTCAACGTTGGCTCATGAATTCCATATAGCCAACGATGGCCATCAACAACGTGCCGGCCACCATCCAGGCAAAATTAGCCCAGCTCAGGGCCTTGTTGACGCTGCCCTGCGGGTCACCCGCCAGCATATTGATTGCGCGCTGGGCCGCCACCAGCATTGCACAACAACCGGTGATCAGTACTGCATTGGTGAACAACACATAGACCGCATCCGCGGGCCGGGTAAACAGCGTGGACACCAGCACCGAGAACATGACCAGCAGCATAATGAGCAGGCCTCTGGTCTCGGGTTGCCAAAAATAGCAGCGCCCTGTCCTGTCGAGGCCGTTCTGAACCACTTCAAACAGCGGCAGGATAAAAAATGGCCAGAGCGCAGCGCGCAGCAACGGCGCGATCGGCGCCCCGGTTTCCGCTTTGTAGGACGCCCAGTTGCGATATGACCAATAGACCATGTACCCGCCTGCCGTAAGCCCATACAGCAGCAGAAACTTGCTGACAGACACGACATAAAGGTTGATTCGTTTGTCGTCACACCACGGTGTTGTCTTCGATAGCCTGTTGCCAGCCTCAGTAGCAGGGTTCATGTCATGTCCGTGCGCAAGTGGGAGGCCGCAGTACACACAATTTACCTAATATAAAAATGCAGTGAAAATCCCATTTTTTTGTAAGAAAGGCCTTCAGTCCTACTCGACAGGCCCAAACACCTCCAGGGTGTAATCCATTCAAAACCTTTTTTGACAGCCCGCCAATGGCGCAGGTTAGAATCGATGGCACGCAGGCTGCATGCCAGGTCTGCGCCCTGTCTTTTTTAGCTTTCTGGAGTACTGCCTTTGAATGCGACGACCATCAACAGCCTGTTCTTGA
Proteins encoded in this window:
- the putA gene encoding trifunctional transcriptional regulator/proline dehydrogenase/L-glutamate gamma-semialdehyde dehydrogenase produces the protein MATTTLGVKLDDPTRERLKAAATSIDRTPHWLIKQAIFNYLEKLEGGATLTELSGIPGSASDDADEVQADHAHQCFLEFAESILPQSVLRAAITSAYRRPEPEVVPMLLEQARLPAPMAEATQTLAASIAEKLRNQKSAGGRAGIVQGLLQEFSLSSQEGVALMCLAEALLRIPDKGTRDALIRDKISTGNWHPHLGNSPSLFVNAATWGLLLTGKLVSTHNEAGLTSSLSRIIGKSGEPMIRKGVDMAMRLMGEQFVTGETIAEALANATRFEAKGFRYSYDMLGEAALTEHDAQKYLASYEQAIHSIGKASHGRGIYEGPGISIKLSALHPRYSRAQYERVMDELYPRLLSLTLLAKKYDIGLNIDAEEADRLEISLDLLERLCFEPQLAGWNGIGFVIQAYQKRCPYVIDYVIDLARRSRHRLMIRLVKGAYWDSEIKRAQVEGLEGYPVYTRKVYTDVSYLACAKKLLAVPEAIYPQFATHNAQTLSAIYHIAGQNYYPGQYEFQCLHGMGEPLYEQVVGKVAEGKLNRPCRVYAPVGTHETLLAYLVRRLLENGANTSFVNRIADHTIAIHELVADPVSQIEQMATTEGGFGLPHPRIPLPRDLYGSERANSSGIDMSNEHRLASLSCALLATAHNDWKAAPMLGCDSSNEAPAAVLNPADLRDVVGHVQEATVEDADNAIQCALSAAPIWQATPPAERAAILERAADLMEGEIQPLMGLLAREAGKTFANAIAEVREAVDFLRYYAVQARNDFTNDAHRPLGPVVCISPWNFPLAIFSGQVAAALAAGNPVLAKPAEQTPLVAAQAVRILLEAGIPQGVLQLLPGRGETVGARLVGDDRVKGVMFTGSTEVARLLQRNIAGRLDAQGRPIPLIAETGGQNAMIVDSSALTEQVVIDVVSSAFDSAGQRCSALRVLCLQEDSADRVIEMLKGAMAESRMGNPERLNVDIGPVIDAEAKAGIEQHIQGMRDKGRSVYQMAIADSEECKRGTFVMPTLIELESFDELEREIFGPVLHVVRYKRKDIDQLIAQINASGYGLTLGVHTRIDETIAKVVNNVNAGNVYVNRNIVGAVVGVQPFGGEGLSGTGPKAGGPLYLYRLLSTRPGNAIEQSFAKVDAVTAPDTQAREAMSKPLSALQAWATSNQQPALAELCTEYAAHSQSGITRLLNGPTGERNSYAILPREHVLCLAEVESDLLTQLAAVLAVGSSAVLPQSELAKALLARLPAEVQPRITLVADWTKDEVIFDAVLHHGDCDQLRDVCQQVAQRAGAIVGVQGLSQGETNIALERLVIERALSVNTAAAGGNASLMTIG